From the Maioricimonas rarisocia genome, one window contains:
- a CDS encoding DUF4159 domain-containing protein: MGKRLIAGLMLVMVTTVCLAQRGSSPRFRGSRIVDFNFDRRGVPDWEIDEEFPDDVFTFVRIMYNAQGNGWGKWRTDYPDSDLNFSYRLQQLTSLKVNPNPIILELTDPRLFDYPWIYIVEPGGEPGWAGLNLSPPEVKALRRYLDNGGFLMVDDFWGEREWYNFYIELKKVFPDREPVDLPLDHPVFHCVYELSEKPQVPSIDRAIQGRPYGITWEREDAKEPHYRGIFDDDGRLVVMICHNTDLGDGWEREGENKWYFHEFSEKKAYPLGINIVFYAMTH, translated from the coding sequence ATGGGAAAACGTCTGATTGCCGGCCTGATGCTCGTGATGGTGACGACCGTCTGCCTGGCGCAGCGGGGCAGTTCACCCCGGTTCCGTGGCTCGCGGATCGTCGACTTCAACTTCGATCGCCGCGGCGTCCCCGACTGGGAGATCGACGAAGAGTTCCCCGACGACGTCTTCACCTTCGTGCGGATCATGTACAACGCGCAGGGGAACGGCTGGGGCAAATGGCGGACCGACTACCCCGACAGCGATCTCAACTTCTCCTACCGTCTGCAGCAGCTCACCTCGCTGAAGGTGAACCCGAACCCGATCATTCTCGAGCTGACCGACCCGCGGCTGTTCGACTACCCCTGGATCTACATCGTCGAGCCGGGTGGCGAACCGGGATGGGCCGGTCTGAACCTGTCACCGCCCGAGGTGAAGGCCCTCCGCCGCTATCTCGACAACGGCGGCTTTCTGATGGTGGACGATTTCTGGGGCGAGCGGGAGTGGTACAACTTCTACATCGAGCTGAAGAAAGTCTTCCCCGATCGGGAGCCGGTCGATCTGCCGCTCGATCATCCGGTCTTCCACTGCGTCTACGAGCTGTCCGAAAAGCCGCAGGTCCCGTCGATCGATCGGGCGATCCAGGGGCGGCCGTACGGCATCACCTGGGAGCGGGAAGACGCGAAGGAGCCGCACTACCGGGGCATCTTCGACGACGACGGCCGGCTGGTGGTGATGATCTGCCACAACACCGATCTGGGGGACGGCTGGGAGCGGGAAGGGGAGAACAAGTGGTACTTCCACGAGTTCTCGGAGAAGAAGGCGTACCCGCTGGGGATCAACATCGTGTTCTACGCGATGACGCACTGA